One Lysinibacillus fusiformis genomic window carries:
- a CDS encoding 4'-phosphopantetheinyl transferase family protein, whose translation MGSQFVNGGIVMQCFAIQLKHPLPDKMKHSFLEIVDDELRKKLARYKRKSDFELNLCTHVLLRIVINRFYQYDFNKIAFSKNLYGKPYIEQGNIHFNISHSHEWGVCVIDDTPVGVDIERVTPIDVRSMMNCFSDSEQKAIFQLSITDQLQTFYRIWVLKESYLKKLGVGLSKALSSFTFHTEDERVIVQDNQYVHGTHYFYEENIDNYKVAICAEHNDFPENISVISIQELSGYIADLNVRN comes from the coding sequence TTGGGAAGTCAGTTTGTAAATGGGGGAATTGTTATGCAATGTTTTGCCATTCAATTAAAGCATCCTTTACCTGATAAAATGAAGCATTCATTTTTAGAAATAGTAGATGATGAACTAAGAAAAAAGTTAGCTCGTTACAAAAGAAAAAGCGATTTTGAGTTGAATTTATGTACACATGTCCTGTTACGTATAGTGATTAACCGTTTTTATCAGTATGATTTTAACAAAATAGCTTTTAGTAAAAACCTATATGGAAAACCGTATATCGAACAAGGAAATATTCACTTTAATATTTCTCACTCACATGAATGGGGAGTTTGTGTTATTGATGATACCCCCGTTGGAGTGGATATTGAAAGGGTTACTCCAATAGATGTTCGTAGTATGATGAATTGTTTTTCAGATAGTGAACAAAAGGCAATCTTTCAACTGTCAATAACTGATCAACTTCAAACGTTTTATCGCATATGGGTATTAAAGGAGAGTTATCTAAAAAAACTAGGTGTAGGTTTGTCTAAAGCACTAAGCTCCTTTACATTTCATACTGAGGATGAAAGGGTCATTGTCCAAGATAATCAGTATGTCCATGGAACACATTATTTTTATGAAGAAAATATAGACAATTATAAGGTAGCGATTTGTGCTGAACATAATGACTTTCCAGAAAACATTTCGGTTATTTCAATTCAAGAGTTAAGTGGATATATAGCCGATTTGAACGTTCGAA